A single window of Bradyrhizobium daqingense DNA harbors:
- a CDS encoding GMC family oxidoreductase has product MFDFIIVGGGSAGSVLAHRLSAKSANKVLLCEAGQDTPPGNEPAEIRDSYPGTAYFDPRFHWTELKVTTQIVSHNNPNEGRPPLRKYEQARVLGGGSSINGQMANRGAPTDYDEWQARGAEGWSWADVLPFFKKVERDLDFDGPYHGKDGRIPVRRIPREHWTRHSEAFAQAFEQAGHQFVPDQNGEFIDGYFPVTHSNQAEQRVSAAMGYLDRDTRKRANLTISTNTQVRELLFEGTQCVGVKAMVDGREQEFRGREIILSSGAIHSPAHLLRAGIGPVGHLKDLGIPVRMGLQGVGQRLMDHPSISLSSFVRRGARMNAHTRRHMQLGLRYSSGLAGVPKGDMFVVLLSKSAWHAVGEQIGSLLTFVNKTYSETGQVKLASRDPSAEPIVEFNLLSDRRDLDRLMSGFRKMAAIQMSDIVKKVTDKPFPAAYTDKVRKIGVVNTRNKILTKIAATLMDGPAVLRHYMIDNFVVEGFTFDQVMNDDEALEAFVRKATIGVWHASCSCRMGRADDPMAVVDNQGRVKGVQGLRVVDASIFPVVPCANTNFPVLMSAEKVAAAMQ; this is encoded by the coding sequence GTGTTTGACTTCATCATCGTGGGCGGCGGCTCGGCGGGCTCCGTGCTGGCCCACCGGCTCTCCGCAAAGAGCGCCAACAAGGTCCTGCTGTGCGAAGCCGGACAGGACACGCCACCCGGCAACGAGCCGGCCGAGATCAGGGACAGCTATCCGGGCACGGCCTATTTCGATCCGCGCTTCCACTGGACCGAGCTCAAGGTCACCACCCAGATCGTCAGCCACAACAATCCGAATGAAGGCCGTCCGCCTTTGCGCAAATACGAGCAGGCGCGGGTGCTCGGCGGCGGCTCCTCCATCAACGGCCAGATGGCCAATCGCGGCGCGCCGACCGATTACGACGAATGGCAGGCGCGCGGCGCCGAGGGCTGGTCGTGGGCCGACGTGCTGCCCTTCTTCAAGAAGGTCGAGCGCGATCTCGATTTCGACGGGCCGTATCACGGCAAGGACGGCCGGATCCCGGTCCGCCGCATCCCGCGGGAGCACTGGACGCGGCATTCGGAGGCGTTCGCGCAAGCCTTCGAGCAGGCCGGCCATCAATTCGTGCCCGACCAGAACGGCGAGTTCATCGACGGCTATTTCCCGGTGACGCATTCCAACCAGGCCGAACAGCGCGTCTCGGCCGCGATGGGCTATCTCGATCGCGACACCCGCAAGCGCGCCAACCTCACGATCTCCACCAACACCCAAGTCCGCGAGTTGCTGTTCGAGGGCACGCAATGCGTCGGCGTGAAGGCGATGGTCGACGGGCGCGAGCAGGAATTCCGCGGACGCGAGATCATTCTCTCCAGCGGCGCGATCCACTCCCCGGCGCATCTCTTGCGCGCCGGGATCGGGCCGGTCGGCCATCTCAAGGATCTCGGCATTCCCGTGCGGATGGGGCTGCAAGGTGTCGGCCAGCGCCTGATGGATCATCCCTCGATCTCGCTGTCGTCGTTCGTTCGCCGCGGCGCGCGCATGAACGCGCACACCAGGCGCCACATGCAGCTCGGCCTTCGCTACTCGTCGGGCCTTGCGGGTGTGCCGAAGGGTGACATGTTCGTCGTGCTGCTCTCTAAGTCGGCCTGGCATGCGGTCGGCGAGCAGATCGGCTCGCTCTTGACCTTCGTCAACAAGACCTATTCCGAAACCGGACAGGTCAAGCTTGCTTCGCGCGATCCGTCAGCAGAGCCGATCGTCGAGTTCAACCTGCTGTCCGACCGGCGCGACCTCGATCGCCTGATGAGCGGCTTCCGCAAGATGGCGGCCATTCAAATGAGCGACATCGTGAAGAAGGTGACGGACAAGCCATTCCCGGCGGCCTATACCGACAAGGTCCGCAAGATCGGCGTGGTCAACACCAGGAACAAGATCCTGACCAAGATTGCCGCAACGTTGATGGACGGACCGGCAGTGCTGCGTCACTATATGATCGACAATTTCGTGGTCGAAGGCTTCACCTTCGATCAGGTGATGAACGACGACGAGGCGCTGGAGGCCTTCGTGCGCAAGGCGACCATCGGCGTGTGGCACGCCTCGTGCTCGTGCCGCATGGGCCGGGCCGACGACCCGATGGCCGTGGTCGACAACCAGGGTCGGGTCAAGGGCGTGCAGGGCCTGCGCGTCGTCGACGCCTCGATCTTCCCGGTGGTGCCGTGCGCCAACACCAACTTCCCGGTCCTGATGTCGGCGGAAAAGGTCGCTGCTGCGATGCAGTGA
- a CDS encoding TadE/TadG family type IV pilus assembly protein, which translates to MLRRVVRHFARDRKANVAIIFALMMVPIIFLLGMTLDYTLALRKREQLDAAADAAAIAAVRPSMLTQTDAAAVRATAEAVFAAKANLPGLSSVPTPTVTITDSGLARTITVAYTAQSINNFPGVLGKQTWQVNGSATAQASSAPNMNFYLLLDVSPSMALGATQGDIDKMITATSSQPAYARNCAFACHEIHPNNQNPSSSNKDNLTVARANNITLRIDLVTNAVKQLIVGPWTCPQSGVSGGVMQCMAALNNTTYKAAIYTFDYKLNTVQTLTTPTTAGTQISNIKLMPVDHQNCVIINQCSTDYGSDIAGGLTSVNNIMPAPGGGTNQSGDTPQEVVFLVTDGVEDKLILKSASCDPNATYPLPTVGSTQVRCQQPLNTAACTTIKNRGIRIAVLYTEYLQLPTDGWYNSRIAQFNNPSSSTGQIAQRLQSCASPGLYKSVKTGDDISAALTDLFLKVASSTASLVK; encoded by the coding sequence ATGCTCCGCCGCGTAGTGCGCCATTTCGCGAGAGATCGGAAGGCCAACGTCGCCATTATCTTCGCGCTCATGATGGTGCCGATCATCTTTCTTCTGGGCATGACGCTCGACTACACGCTTGCCTTGCGCAAGCGCGAGCAATTGGACGCCGCCGCTGACGCAGCCGCGATCGCAGCCGTGCGACCCTCGATGCTGACGCAGACCGACGCGGCCGCCGTCAGGGCGACCGCGGAAGCCGTGTTCGCTGCGAAGGCGAACCTTCCCGGCTTGTCGTCGGTGCCGACGCCCACGGTCACGATCACGGATTCCGGTCTCGCACGGACCATCACGGTTGCCTACACCGCACAGTCCATCAACAATTTTCCCGGCGTTCTCGGCAAGCAGACCTGGCAGGTCAACGGTTCCGCCACGGCGCAGGCGTCCAGCGCGCCCAACATGAACTTCTATTTGCTGCTGGACGTGTCTCCGTCGATGGCGCTTGGGGCAACGCAGGGCGACATCGACAAGATGATTACGGCGACGAGCAGTCAGCCGGCTTACGCGAGGAACTGTGCGTTCGCCTGCCATGAGATTCATCCCAACAACCAGAACCCGAGCTCATCGAACAAGGACAATCTCACCGTCGCGCGCGCCAACAACATCACGCTGCGCATCGATCTCGTGACCAATGCCGTCAAGCAGTTGATCGTGGGGCCCTGGACGTGTCCCCAGTCGGGTGTTTCGGGCGGTGTCATGCAATGCATGGCCGCGCTCAACAACACGACGTACAAGGCTGCTATCTACACTTTCGATTACAAGTTGAACACGGTCCAGACGCTGACCACACCGACGACCGCGGGCACGCAGATCAGCAACATTAAGCTCATGCCGGTCGATCACCAGAATTGCGTCATCATCAACCAATGTTCTACCGACTACGGCTCGGACATTGCCGGCGGGCTGACGAGCGTGAACAACATCATGCCCGCGCCGGGCGGCGGTACCAATCAGTCCGGCGACACGCCGCAGGAGGTGGTGTTCCTCGTCACCGACGGTGTCGAAGACAAGCTGATCCTGAAGTCGGCAAGCTGCGATCCGAACGCCACCTATCCGCTTCCGACGGTCGGCAGCACGCAAGTGCGATGCCAGCAGCCGCTCAATACGGCGGCCTGCACGACGATCAAGAACCGGGGCATTCGCATCGCGGTGCTCTACACTGAGTACCTGCAGTTGCCGACGGATGGTTGGTACAACAGCCGTATCGCGCAGTTCAACAATCCGTCCTCATCCACGGGCCAGATCGCGCAACGGCTGCAATCATGTGCTTCGCCGGGTTTGTACAAGAGCGTCAAGACCGGTGACGACATCTCCGCGGCACTGACGGACCTGTTCCTCAAGGTCGCATCCAGCACGGCCAGCCTTGTGAAGTAG
- a CDS encoding TadE/TadG family type IV pilus assembly protein, whose translation MIGHAATTKRRRDRCAAFARDSRGATAVEFALVAAPFLALIIALIQTFLVFFAQQMLESVVRQSGRLVMTGQVRSAQMSQAVFKQKVCDQIVILFNCNGLMVDMQVATSWTSANTGMPSLTYDGSGKVSNTWQYNYGDRGDIVVLRVMYEWPVVLGPLGFNLSNLSNGNRLIMSTAAFQNEPS comes from the coding sequence ATGATCGGCCACGCCGCAACGACCAAGAGACGCCGCGACCGCTGTGCCGCCTTTGCGCGAGACAGCAGGGGCGCGACGGCCGTGGAGTTCGCGCTGGTCGCTGCGCCGTTCCTCGCGCTCATCATCGCGCTGATCCAGACGTTCCTGGTCTTCTTTGCCCAGCAGATGCTCGAGTCCGTCGTGCGCCAGTCGGGCCGCCTCGTCATGACAGGGCAGGTTCGATCTGCGCAGATGAGCCAGGCGGTTTTCAAGCAGAAGGTTTGCGACCAGATTGTGATCCTGTTCAATTGCAACGGCTTGATGGTCGATATGCAGGTCGCGACTTCGTGGACCTCGGCGAACACGGGAATGCCCAGCCTGACTTACGACGGCTCGGGCAAGGTCAGCAATACCTGGCAGTACAACTACGGCGACCGCGGCGATATCGTTGTGCTCCGCGTCATGTATGAGTGGCCGGTCGTCCTCGGGCCGCTCGGTTTCAACCTCTCGAACCTCAGCAATGGCAATCGGCTGATCATGTCGACCGCCGCGTTCCAGAACGAGCCATCATGA
- a CDS encoding TadE/TadG family type IV pilus assembly protein, which produces MMSALSSRARHLFADNRAVAATEFAMVVPFMLVLYVGGVELGNGLAMNVKVSSTAHSVADMITQNTAVTTSQMEGILAASSAIMAPYPIKKGSTSLMTITVSGVSTDSSGKATVQWSKSTSSTGARAVGQQMTLSNFTGPSGTSNANISLVLSEVSYDYTPNLGFTIAGTVKLSDSYYLFPRCSTNGPATSSFPYYDVKYPATSTCTCVQHLQQKTC; this is translated from the coding sequence ATGATGTCCGCCCTATCGTCTCGCGCCCGGCACCTGTTCGCCGATAACCGCGCCGTCGCAGCGACGGAGTTCGCCATGGTGGTGCCGTTCATGCTGGTGCTCTATGTCGGTGGCGTCGAGCTCGGCAACGGCCTTGCCATGAACGTCAAGGTCAGCTCAACCGCGCACAGCGTCGCCGACATGATCACGCAGAACACGGCTGTCACCACGTCTCAGATGGAAGGCATTCTCGCGGCGTCGAGCGCCATCATGGCTCCCTATCCAATCAAAAAGGGTAGCACCTCCTTGATGACGATCACGGTCTCGGGCGTGTCGACCGACAGCAGCGGCAAAGCAACCGTGCAATGGAGCAAATCCACAAGCTCCACGGGGGCGCGAGCCGTCGGTCAGCAGATGACCTTGTCGAACTTCACCGGGCCGAGTGGCACCAGCAACGCCAATATCTCGCTGGTTCTGAGCGAGGTGTCCTACGACTATACGCCAAATCTGGGCTTCACCATCGCCGGGACCGTAAAGCTGTCGGACAGCTACTATCTATTCCCGCGCTGCTCGACGAACGGACCGGCCACCTCGAGCTTTCCCTATTACGACGTAAAGTATCCGGCGACCTCCACCTGCACCTGCGTCCAGCATTTGCAGCAGAAGACCTGTTGA
- a CDS encoding FAD-binding oxidoreductase, translating into MPAPSSDPIIPTTPLSAEMRDALRAIVGEKGLIEDEHGKQPFVTDWRGLLVGGAGAVVRPGSTEEVSRVVRLCHEHGVAIVPQGGNTGLMGGATPWPAHTGIVLSLGRMNRVLNVDPVGYSMTVEAGCVLQTLQETAAGHDRFLPLSLGAQGSCMIGGNLSTNAGGVQVLRYGNARNLVLGLEVVLPNGDVWDGLRALKKDNTGYDLKHLFMGAEGTLGIITKAVLKLWPAPKDVSTAWLAIRDPRAALEILSEAHAASEDNVSSCELMSRAAIDMVLRHIPGTQDPLKADTPWYLLLEWSSVRPRRDGAEGMSEKLEQFLADQLEAGRVLDAAIAQTVSQSRNMWRIREGVAEASRAEGPGLSYDVSVAISKIPVFIDKGLAAVLDILPTIRPYPLGHIGDGNLHFSFMGPVGMDQQTLTQYKGAITRAVNDLITSMGGSISAEHGIGIDKLDELGHYRSKTELDIMRTIKRALDPQNIMNPGKVLRL; encoded by the coding sequence ATGCCTGCTCCGTCCTCCGACCCGATCATTCCGACCACACCCTTGAGCGCCGAGATGCGCGACGCGCTGCGTGCGATCGTGGGCGAGAAAGGCCTGATTGAGGACGAGCACGGCAAGCAGCCGTTCGTGACGGATTGGCGGGGACTGCTGGTCGGCGGTGCCGGAGCCGTCGTTCGTCCCGGCAGCACCGAGGAAGTATCGAGAGTGGTCCGGCTCTGTCATGAGCACGGCGTTGCCATCGTGCCGCAGGGCGGCAACACCGGACTGATGGGAGGCGCGACGCCCTGGCCGGCGCACACCGGCATCGTGCTGTCGCTGGGCCGCATGAACCGGGTGCTGAATGTCGATCCCGTCGGCTATTCGATGACGGTCGAGGCCGGCTGTGTGCTGCAGACGCTCCAGGAGACGGCGGCGGGGCACGACAGGTTCCTGCCGCTCAGCCTCGGCGCCCAGGGCTCCTGCATGATCGGCGGCAATCTGTCGACCAACGCCGGCGGCGTGCAGGTGCTGCGTTATGGCAATGCCCGCAATCTCGTGCTGGGGCTCGAGGTCGTCCTGCCCAATGGCGATGTCTGGGATGGATTGCGCGCCCTCAAGAAGGACAATACCGGCTACGACCTCAAGCACCTGTTCATGGGCGCCGAGGGCACGCTCGGCATCATCACCAAGGCGGTGCTCAAGCTGTGGCCGGCACCGAAGGATGTCAGCACCGCGTGGCTGGCGATCCGCGATCCGCGTGCGGCTCTGGAGATCCTGTCCGAGGCGCACGCGGCATCCGAAGACAATGTTAGCTCCTGCGAGCTGATGAGCCGCGCCGCCATCGACATGGTGCTGCGCCACATTCCCGGCACGCAGGATCCGCTGAAGGCGGACACGCCGTGGTATCTCCTGCTTGAATGGTCGTCCGTGCGCCCACGCCGGGACGGGGCCGAGGGCATGTCCGAGAAGCTGGAGCAGTTCCTTGCCGATCAGCTCGAGGCCGGCCGCGTGCTCGATGCCGCGATCGCGCAAACGGTCAGCCAGTCCCGCAACATGTGGCGCATCCGCGAGGGTGTCGCCGAGGCTTCCCGGGCCGAGGGGCCGGGACTGAGCTACGATGTCTCGGTGGCAATCTCCAAAATACCTGTCTTCATCGACAAGGGGCTTGCGGCCGTGCTCGATATTCTCCCGACCATCCGCCCCTACCCCCTTGGACACATCGGCGACGGCAATCTGCACTTCTCGTTCATGGGGCCGGTGGGCATGGATCAGCAGACCCTGACCCAGTACAAGGGCGCCATCACGCGGGCCGTGAACGACCTCATCACGTCCATGGGCGGCTCGATCTCGGCGGAGCACGGCATCGGCATCGACAAGCTCGACGAGCTCGGCCACTACCGCTCCAAGACCGAGCTCGACATCATGCGCACCATCAAGCGCGCGCTCGATCCGCAGAACATCATGAATCCCGGCAAGGTGCTGCGGCTGTGA
- a CDS encoding LysR family transcriptional regulator — protein sequence MALGLRQIRYFIAIADAGVLSRAAETLNIAQSALSHHVAALEADLGVKLLERRPRGVALTAAGRRLYEHGSALLASLGKAEEDVRTYNEAATGPVSLGLSHTAISMVALDLMKAVRKHSPAVHLTVVEALSPALIERVFSGTIDLALAYNPPRDARLDVAWLHEEDLYLVGRPSLIGRSSSPIAFSAIPRNSVLGLTPLPASRAIIQTQVLRNQIVPSETLEVDSLSALRMALEAGLGCAILSRATVLADIAAEKYHARRIVDPPLSRSLALVALADRPQTKAFLEVRKTVTEVVRAAVDERRWPAKKIERHKRRSGAAA from the coding sequence ATGGCGCTCGGATTGCGACAGATCAGATACTTCATCGCGATTGCCGACGCGGGCGTGCTGTCGCGGGCCGCCGAGACCCTCAACATCGCGCAGTCCGCGCTCAGCCACCACGTTGCGGCTCTCGAAGCCGACCTCGGCGTAAAGCTGCTGGAACGGCGGCCGCGCGGCGTCGCCTTGACCGCGGCGGGTCGCCGTCTCTACGAGCACGGCAGCGCGTTGCTCGCGAGCCTCGGCAAGGCCGAGGAGGACGTGCGGACCTATAACGAGGCAGCAACGGGACCGGTGAGCCTCGGCCTCAGCCACACTGCGATCTCCATGGTCGCACTCGATCTCATGAAGGCGGTCCGCAAGCACTCCCCCGCGGTGCACCTGACGGTCGTCGAAGCGCTGTCACCGGCGCTGATCGAGCGCGTCTTCTCTGGCACGATCGATCTCGCGCTGGCGTATAATCCGCCGCGCGATGCCCGCCTGGACGTGGCGTGGCTGCACGAGGAAGACCTTTACCTCGTGGGACGTCCGAGCCTGATCGGCCGATCCAGCAGTCCGATCGCCTTTTCCGCCATTCCACGGAATAGCGTGCTCGGACTGACGCCCCTGCCGGCATCGCGCGCCATCATCCAGACTCAGGTTCTCCGTAATCAGATTGTCCCGAGCGAAACGCTCGAGGTCGATTCTCTTTCGGCGCTGCGAATGGCGCTCGAAGCCGGCCTGGGATGCGCAATCCTCTCCCGCGCGACGGTTCTTGCAGACATCGCGGCGGAGAAATATCACGCGCGCCGCATCGTCGATCCCCCTCTCTCGCGTTCGCTTGCGCTGGTGGCTCTCGCAGACCGGCCGCAAACCAAGGCGTTCCTCGAGGTACGAAAGACCGTGACGGAAGTGGTCCGCGCGGCCGTCGACGAACGACGATGGCCCGCGAAAAAGATCGAACGACACAAGAGACGCTCCGGCGCGGCGGCCTGA
- a CDS encoding hydroxymethylglutaryl-CoA lyase — MDLPSRIVITEEGPREGFQIEPGPITTADKIALIDALSVTGLSQIQVASFVNPKHVPGWADAELVVAGFAPRVGVSYTALWFNDSGLQRALAFRGKLTLAGFISLSASEPFALRNLNRDRAGQIEAMQNYARLHWQAGVPIAKIIVMAAFGCNFGGDVPAAKVVETVSDGLSIAREAGIEVREVSLADSMGWATPRRVAAAVGAVRDRWEDLRIALHLHDTRGQGIACAYEGLRLGVTAFDAAVAGLGGCPFAGQPGAPGNIATEELALLCEEMGIATGLDIEALIEAGRLAERIVGRRLPSAALRSGTLASLRRKVGP, encoded by the coding sequence ATGGACTTGCCGAGCAGGATCGTCATCACTGAGGAGGGACCGCGCGAGGGCTTTCAGATCGAGCCTGGGCCGATCACGACCGCGGACAAGATCGCCTTGATCGATGCTTTGTCGGTGACCGGTCTTTCGCAGATCCAGGTTGCGTCCTTCGTCAATCCCAAGCACGTGCCGGGCTGGGCCGACGCCGAGCTGGTCGTCGCGGGCTTCGCTCCGCGCGTGGGCGTCTCCTACACGGCGCTCTGGTTCAACGACAGCGGATTGCAGCGCGCCTTGGCGTTCAGGGGAAAGCTCACGCTTGCTGGGTTCATCTCGCTGAGCGCCTCCGAACCGTTCGCACTTCGTAATCTCAATCGTGACCGCGCCGGGCAGATCGAGGCCATGCAGAACTATGCGCGCCTGCACTGGCAGGCGGGTGTTCCAATTGCCAAGATCATCGTCATGGCCGCGTTCGGCTGCAATTTCGGCGGGGACGTGCCTGCGGCGAAGGTGGTCGAGACCGTGTCTGACGGACTCTCGATCGCGCGCGAAGCCGGCATCGAGGTGCGCGAGGTTTCGCTTGCGGATTCGATGGGTTGGGCCACGCCGCGGCGGGTCGCCGCCGCCGTCGGCGCCGTACGCGATCGCTGGGAGGATCTGCGGATCGCGCTGCACTTGCATGACACCCGCGGTCAGGGCATCGCCTGCGCCTATGAGGGGCTGCGGCTCGGCGTGACCGCCTTCGATGCCGCGGTGGCCGGGCTGGGCGGCTGTCCGTTCGCTGGCCAACCGGGCGCACCCGGCAACATCGCCACCGAGGAGCTGGCGCTGCTGTGCGAGGAAATGGGCATCGCCACAGGCCTCGACATCGAGGCGCTGATCGAAGCCGGACGCCTTGCCGAGCGGATCGTCGGACGCCGCCTGCCGAGCGCAGCGTTGCGGTCGGGCACGCTCGCCTCATTGCGAAGGAAAGTTGGGCCATGA
- a CDS encoding CaiB/BaiF CoA transferase family protein gives MTSAKPLAGLKVLDFGHTIMGPCAGVLFADLGADVVKIEPANGDPTRQLPGFAAGFFATYNRNKRSIAIDLKRAEGQAIVHRLVKDADIVLENFGPGTIERLKCGWDDLRKVNPRLVYLSMKGFLKGPYENRGALDEVVQMQSGLAYMTGPPGRPLRAGAPVIDILGGVFGVVAALSALRERDVTGIGQKVSSSLFESATFMLGAVVVGSAVIGGPMPPMPARKNAWGVYDVFSASDGGQIFIGCTSDGHWQRFCDAFGFADWRDDPRLIGNANRCEAREWMLPELEQRIARLPLDEILAKCEAARVAYSRVGRPDELSVDPHLLVNGGLLATAIAGFGGGPLVGIPALPVEFGDARERPGLERQPPRVGEHSDEILAAAGYSAREIGDFHAAGILGAPTNVPA, from the coding sequence ATGACGTCCGCGAAGCCGCTCGCCGGATTGAAGGTGCTGGATTTCGGCCACACCATCATGGGGCCCTGCGCGGGCGTTCTGTTCGCCGATCTCGGCGCGGACGTGGTGAAGATCGAGCCTGCCAACGGCGACCCGACCCGCCAGTTGCCGGGCTTCGCAGCCGGTTTCTTCGCGACCTACAACCGCAACAAGCGCTCGATTGCGATCGATCTGAAGCGGGCGGAGGGACAGGCCATCGTCCATCGGCTGGTGAAGGACGCCGATATCGTGTTGGAGAACTTCGGACCTGGGACGATCGAGCGGCTGAAGTGCGGCTGGGACGATCTGCGCAAGGTCAATCCGCGGCTCGTTTACCTGTCGATGAAGGGCTTCCTGAAAGGTCCTTACGAGAACCGGGGCGCACTCGACGAAGTGGTGCAGATGCAATCCGGTCTCGCCTATATGACGGGACCGCCCGGCCGGCCGTTGCGCGCGGGCGCGCCCGTAATCGACATCCTCGGCGGCGTTTTCGGGGTGGTGGCAGCATTATCTGCGCTGCGCGAGCGCGATGTCACAGGCATCGGACAGAAGGTATCGAGTTCGCTGTTCGAGAGCGCGACCTTCATGCTTGGTGCAGTCGTCGTCGGCAGTGCCGTCATCGGCGGTCCGATGCCGCCAATGCCGGCCCGGAAGAATGCCTGGGGAGTATACGACGTCTTCTCGGCATCCGATGGCGGTCAGATCTTCATCGGATGCACCTCCGACGGGCATTGGCAACGCTTCTGCGACGCATTCGGTTTCGCCGACTGGCGCGACGATCCGAGACTGATCGGCAACGCCAATCGATGCGAGGCGCGCGAATGGATGCTTCCCGAACTGGAGCAACGAATCGCGCGACTGCCCCTCGACGAGATTCTTGCCAAATGCGAAGCCGCCCGAGTGGCGTATTCGCGGGTAGGACGGCCGGATGAACTGTCGGTCGACCCGCATTTGCTCGTCAATGGCGGACTGCTTGCGACGGCCATCGCCGGGTTTGGCGGCGGGCCGCTGGTCGGAATTCCGGCGCTTCCGGTCGAGTTCGGCGACGCGCGCGAGCGGCCGGGCCTCGAACGTCAGCCGCCTCGCGTTGGCGAGCATAGCGATGAGATCCTGGCCGCGGCCGGATACTCGGCGCGTGAGATCGGCGATTTCCATGCCGCCGGCATATTGGGAGCGCCCACGAACGTGCCTGCATAG
- a CDS encoding Bug family tripartite tricarboxylate transporter substrate binding protein → MVSRKLVQWKGLIAAGAIALLGLSAVAGPVRAQAYPARTITILVGYSAGGQADALARIIGKQLGETFKVSVVIENKTGANGMIAAQAAARAEPDGYTVLMVTDAMLTIDPHLASSNHFDLSKAMEPVVSVAWSPLLLAAAKDLPASSVADLVALGKQKPQALSFGSSGASTPHRLAGEMLQKSGGFTMIHIPYKGTAASVSDLLAGQIPLIFGAPTAVEPLATAGQVKLLGVTSEQRYPMLPGVPAISETYPGFKIISYIGLMLPKQTPAPVIATLNKEINAILATETMRGWLDKQGMVATGGTQDDFKRQIDIDYKARGELVRALGITGE, encoded by the coding sequence ATGGTGTCGCGCAAACTGGTTCAATGGAAGGGGCTTATTGCGGCAGGCGCGATCGCGCTGCTTGGGCTGAGTGCGGTGGCGGGGCCCGTGAGGGCGCAAGCCTATCCTGCGCGGACGATCACGATTCTGGTCGGCTATTCCGCGGGAGGCCAGGCCGACGCGCTCGCGCGGATCATCGGCAAGCAGCTCGGCGAGACCTTCAAGGTCTCCGTCGTGATCGAGAACAAGACTGGCGCCAACGGCATGATCGCTGCGCAGGCGGCGGCGCGGGCCGAGCCGGACGGATACACGGTGCTGATGGTGACGGATGCGATGCTCACTATCGACCCGCATCTTGCGTCCAGCAATCATTTCGATCTTTCGAAGGCGATGGAGCCCGTCGTCAGCGTCGCCTGGTCGCCTCTGTTGCTGGCCGCGGCGAAAGATTTGCCTGCCAGTTCCGTCGCAGACCTCGTGGCTCTCGGCAAGCAGAAGCCGCAGGCGCTGAGCTTTGGCAGCTCCGGCGCTTCAACGCCGCATCGCCTCGCCGGCGAGATGTTGCAGAAATCCGGCGGGTTCACGATGATCCACATTCCTTACAAGGGGACGGCGGCGTCGGTCAGCGATCTCCTTGCGGGACAGATTCCGTTGATCTTCGGCGCGCCGACGGCCGTGGAGCCGCTGGCGACGGCAGGACAGGTCAAGCTGCTCGGCGTCACGTCCGAGCAGCGCTACCCAATGTTGCCTGGCGTGCCGGCCATCAGCGAGACGTACCCCGGCTTCAAGATCATCAGTTATATCGGCTTGATGCTTCCGAAGCAGACGCCGGCGCCGGTGATCGCGACCCTCAACAAGGAGATCAATGCGATCCTCGCGACCGAGACGATGCGTGGATGGCTCGACAAGCAGGGCATGGTTGCAACGGGTGGCACCCAGGACGATTTCAAGCGTCAGATCGACATCGACTACAAGGCGCGGGGCGAGCTTGTCCGCGCGCTTGGCATCACGGGCGAGTAG